One window of the candidate division WOR-3 bacterium genome contains the following:
- a CDS encoding NADH-ubiquinone oxidoreductase-F iron-sulfur binding region domain-containing protein, which produces MKTYRMHLLVCAGTGCVAGGSYEIKEALIKEINKRKLQDEIAVISTGCNGFCERGPIVVVQPDGIFYQRLKKEDIPYLVEEHLIKGRPAKKLLYTPPAEAIPIPKMSDIGFFKLQRLIVLRNRGRIDPENIDEYIAFDGYKALEKALTKMTPEEIIKEIKESGLRGRGGAGFPTGLKWERCRQQPGDEKYIICNGDEGDPGAFMDRSVLEADPHAVIEGMIIGARAIGAKRGFVYVRTEYPLALKRIKLAIEQAQKYGLLGENILGTGFNFDIEVCRGAGAFVSGEETSLIAAIEGRIGVPRQRPPYPVQKGLWRKPTVINNVETWANVPQIIEKGAKWFAEIGTETSKGTKIFSLVGKINNTGLVEVPMGIKLKDIIYEIGGGIPKNKKFKAVQTGGPSGGCIPEKLLDLPIDYESLKKAGSMMGSGGMIVMDEDTCMVDVAKYFMNFLRDESCGKCLSCREGTQRMWEILGKITDGEGTMEDLEVLEELAYAVKDASMCGLGQTAANPVLSTLRYFKDEYIAHIKYKRCPAVVCKNIISSPCQHVCPIGTEVPTYVGYIARGEFEKAYEIILKDNPLLSVCGRVCNHPCEAKCRAGQGGEPIAIRALKRFAAEYGNGKKPTKRSKPSGEKIAIIGSGPSGLMAGYHLAQKGYSPTIFESLPVIGGMLAVGIPEYRLPRNVLQNDIQRIIDAGVEIKTNKKLGRDFTIDDLLKEGYKAVYIAIGAHKSVKLAIPNEETEGVIPAMEFLTDVHLKKKVKIGKNVAVVGGGNSAVDAARVANRLPGVEKVTILYRRTRAEMPAYPEEIESAIEEGIDIHYLTAPVRVIKKDNKVVGLECIRMKLGEVDESGRRRPVPIKGSEFTIDIDTLIPAISEQPDISCLGTEHKFNTTGWNTFEVVPETLATNIPGVFAGGDAIRGPSSVIEAMADGKKVADSIDKYIKGEKIEFSYHVTRPSVYVEPVKLTEKELFETKRQETKKLEVKKRDKNFKEVDLGFDKISAIKEAKRCLRCDLEVKLADEKRSKND; this is translated from the coding sequence GGTCTGTGCGGGAACCGGTTGTGTAGCAGGGGGCTCTTATGAGATCAAAGAGGCGCTCATAAAAGAGATAAATAAAAGGAAATTGCAAGATGAAATTGCGGTAATTTCTACGGGATGTAATGGATTCTGTGAGCGCGGTCCAATTGTCGTTGTCCAACCGGATGGAATATTCTATCAAAGACTGAAGAAAGAAGATATTCCTTACTTGGTGGAAGAACATCTGATAAAAGGCAGACCGGCAAAGAAACTTCTGTACACACCGCCAGCAGAAGCAATACCAATCCCAAAGATGAGTGATATTGGATTTTTCAAACTTCAGAGATTGATTGTCCTGCGCAACCGCGGCCGTATAGACCCGGAAAATATAGACGAATATATTGCATTTGACGGATATAAGGCACTTGAAAAAGCACTTACCAAGATGACTCCTGAAGAAATTATTAAAGAAATTAAGGAATCAGGACTCCGCGGGCGCGGTGGTGCTGGATTTCCTACAGGCTTAAAATGGGAAAGGTGCAGACAGCAACCAGGCGATGAGAAATATATCATCTGTAACGGTGATGAAGGAGACCCTGGTGCATTTATGGACCGCAGTGTCCTTGAGGCTGACCCGCATGCCGTGATTGAAGGAATGATTATTGGTGCCCGGGCGATTGGAGCAAAAAGGGGATTTGTATATGTCCGCACCGAATACCCACTCGCCTTAAAACGTATTAAATTGGCAATTGAACAAGCCCAAAAATATGGTTTATTAGGTGAAAATATTCTTGGTACCGGGTTTAATTTTGATATTGAAGTATGCCGGGGTGCGGGTGCATTTGTATCTGGCGAAGAGACATCTCTTATTGCCGCTATTGAAGGAAGAATCGGAGTTCCAAGACAACGTCCACCCTATCCAGTACAAAAAGGACTCTGGAGAAAACCGACCGTAATAAATAATGTAGAGACCTGGGCAAATGTGCCACAAATAATAGAAAAGGGTGCAAAATGGTTTGCTGAGATTGGAACTGAAACAAGCAAAGGAACAAAGATATTCTCTCTCGTGGGTAAAATCAACAACACTGGACTTGTAGAAGTTCCGATGGGCATAAAATTAAAAGACATAATCTACGAAATCGGCGGCGGAATTCCTAAGAACAAAAAATTCAAGGCCGTCCAGACCGGTGGTCCTTCAGGTGGGTGTATTCCTGAAAAACTTCTTGATTTGCCAATAGATTACGAAAGCCTTAAGAAAGCCGGCTCAATGATGGGTTCTGGCGGAATGATTGTAATGGATGAAGATACCTGTATGGTTGATGTGGCAAAGTATTTTATGAACTTTCTGAGGGATGAATCCTGCGGTAAGTGTCTTTCCTGTCGCGAAGGGACACAACGAATGTGGGAAATCCTCGGGAAAATCACCGATGGTGAAGGAACGATGGAAGACCTTGAGGTGCTTGAAGAACTCGCATACGCAGTTAAAGATGCCTCAATGTGTGGTCTCGGTCAGACTGCAGCGAATCCGGTTTTATCCACATTGAGATATTTTAAAGATGAATACATTGCACATATTAAATATAAAAGATGCCCGGCAGTAGTATGCAAAAACATTATTTCTTCTCCCTGTCAACATGTCTGTCCTATTGGAACCGAAGTCCCAACCTATGTAGGATACATCGCCCGCGGCGAATTTGAGAAGGCTTACGAAATAATATTAAAAGATAATCCATTATTAAGTGTCTGCGGTAGGGTGTGTAACCATCCCTGTGAGGCAAAATGCCGTGCTGGTCAGGGTGGTGAGCCTATTGCGATCAGGGCATTAAAAAGATTTGCAGCGGAATATGGCAATGGTAAAAAGCCGACAAAAAGATCAAAACCGAGCGGAGAAAAAATTGCAATTATTGGTTCCGGTCCTTCTGGTTTGATGGCGGGCTATCATCTTGCCCAAAAGGGTTACTCTCCAACAATCTTTGAATCACTACCAGTGATTGGGGGCATGCTTGCAGTCGGTATTCCCGAATATAGATTGCCCAGAAATGTCCTGCAGAATGATATCCAACGTATCATTGACGCTGGTGTTGAAATAAAGACAAATAAAAAATTAGGCAGGGACTTCACAATTGATGATTTACTTAAAGAAGGTTACAAAGCGGTATACATCGCAATTGGCGCGCACAAAAGTGTAAAATTAGCAATACCGAATGAAGAAACCGAAGGTGTAATACCCGCTATGGAATTTTTGACTGATGTCCATCTTAAGAAAAAGGTGAAGATTGGTAAAAATGTGGCAGTCGTAGGTGGTGGAAATTCCGCTGTGGATGCAGCAAGGGTTGCTAATAGACTACCTGGAGTAGAAAAAGTTACGATTCTCTACAGAAGAACTCGTGCAGAAATGCCGGCATATCCGGAAGAAATAGAAAGCGCAATTGAAGAAGGCATTGATATACATTATCTTACTGCACCTGTAAGAGTAATAAAGAAAGACAACAAGGTTGTCGGTCTGGAGTGTATAAGAATGAAATTGGGAGAAGTTGATGAATCTGGCAGACGAAGACCAGTACCTATAAAGGGTAGTGAATTCACGATTGATATTGATACATTAATTCCGGCAATAAGCGAACAGCCTGATATTTCCTGCCTCGGTACCGAACATAAATTCAATACAACGGGTTGGAATACATTTGAAGTTGTTCCAGAAACACTTGCGACAAATATTCCCGGTGTTTTTGCCGGCGGCGACGCAATCAGAGGTCCAAGCTCGGTAATTGAAGCGATGGCTGACGGTAAAAAAGTAGCTGATTCGATTGACAAGTATATCAAAGGCGAGAAAATTGAATTTTCTTACCATGTGACAAGACCTTCTGTGTATGTAGAGCCAGTTAAGTTGACGGAAAAGGAACTTTTTGAAACCAAGCGTCAAGAAACTAAAAAATTAGAAGTTAAAAAACGGGATAAAAATTTCAAAGAGGTCGACCTCGGATTTGATAAAATATCCGCAATTAAAGAAGCAAAAAGATGTCTGCGCTGCGACCTTGAAGTAAAATTAGCCGATGAAAAAAGGAGCAAAAATGATTAA